The DNA segment ACTCGATGCCAGCGATTGTTTATGCGCGGATTGCCTGGCGAAAGAGCTAAAAATTAAGGCACAACTGGCCAAACCTGCCCGCTAAAAGGTAACTTAACCTCTAAATCACATAATCAGATAAGCATATTACTTTTTAGCTATAAAAGTGCCTTTTTATCATTTTACATCTCACTATTACATGTCTATATTCATATTCCAGAAATAGAAGGAGTCATCATGGATTATCTGCCGCTGTTTGCCAGATTAAAAAATCGCACCGTATTACTGGTAGGTGGTGGTGATATTGCACTGCGTAAAGCACGTCTGTTATTAGACGCCGGTGCGGTATTAACCGTGATTGCCCCATCGTTACACGAAGAATTGACGGAATTACTGTCGGAACAACATACCTATATTCCATCGCGTTTTAATCCGGCGCATTTGAATAATCAGATGCTGGTGGTTGCGGCTACCGACGATGAAGAGGTGAATGCGGAAGTTGCGGCAGCAGCGGATGCGGCCAATATCTGGGTAAACGTGGTCGATGACCCTGATCGTTCGAGCTTTATTTTCCCGTCGATTATTGATCGCTCGCCAATCATGGTGGCGGTATCGAGTGGTGGCAAAGCGCCGGTGCTGGTACGCATGCTGCGGGAACGTTTAGAAGCGTTATTGCCAAAACATTTGGGCGCACTGGGTAATTTGTCGGGTGAATTGCGTTCCCGTATTAAACAAAAACTGGGTGACATTACATCTCGCCGCCGTTTCTGGGAAAAAGCGTTTGCCTCACCGCAACTGGCTACTTTGCTGGAAACGGAACAACAGCCAGCGGCGGAACAGTGGATGGAACAGCAGTTAAATGCTGAAAGTTATGCCGGCGGTGAAATTGTGCTGGTCGGTGCCGGCCCTGGTGATGCTGGTTTGCTGACGCTGAAGGGCTTACAGCAGATCCAACAGGCGGAAGTGGTGCTGTATGACCAGTTGGTATCACCGGAGGTTCTGAATTTGGTGCGCCGTGATGCCGAGCGCATTAGTGTTGGCAAAAAAGCCGGTGCGCACAGTGTGCCGCAGCATGAAATCAATGAATTGTTATTAAGCCATGCCCGTGCGGGCAAACGCGTCGTGCGCCTGAAAGGTGGCGATCCGTTTATGTTCGGGCGTGGTGCGGAAGAATTGCAAGCGGCCCGTGCCGAAGGCATTCCGTATTCAGTGGTGCCGGGTATCACCGCAGCCGCAGGGGCGACCGCGTATGCCGGTATTCCGTTGACGCATCGTGACAGCGCGCAGAGTGCGGTGTTTATCACCGGGCATTGCAAACAAGATGGTGAAGAGCCGGATTGGGCATCATTGGCTGCCAGCAATCAGACCTTGGTGATCTACATGGGGCTGATTGGTTCACCGACCATTACCGCACGTCTGATGGCCCACGGCCGTCGACCGGATACACCGGTAGCCCTGATTGAGCGTGGCACCACGGTGAAACAACGCGTGTTGCGTGGCACATTACAAGAATTACCTGAGCTGGCTAAAGGTGCTCACAGCCCATCACTGATTGTGATCGGCGAAGTGGCTGCACTGGCCGACACATTAAGCTGGTTTGGTGGTGACATCGCCTCCGGCAAAGAACATTTGATTAATCTTGCCTGATATAAAGTCTGCATGGTCAGGCAAGGGCGTAAACAGGAGTAGTAAGCATATGCAACTGGACACCGCACGATTAACCCATTTGAAGCAGTTGGAAGCCGAAAGCATCCATATCATCCGTGAAGTGGCGGCCGAGTTTCAGAATCCGGTAATGCTCTACTCCATCGGGAAAGACTCCTCTGTCATGCTGCATCTGGCACGTAAAGCTTTCTATCCGGGCACGCTGCCATTCCCATTGCTGCATGTGGATACCACCTGGAAATTCCGCGAAATGATCAAGTTTCGTGATGAGACCGTGAAAAAATATGGTCTGGAATTGCTGGTACACATTAATCCAGATGCGGTGGCGATGAACCTGAATCCGTTTGAACACGGCAGCTCAAAGCATACCGATATCTGGAAAACCGAAGGCTTGAAGCAAGCGCTGAATCA comes from the uncultured Tolumonas sp. genome and includes:
- the cysG gene encoding siroheme synthase CysG, which translates into the protein MDYLPLFARLKNRTVLLVGGGDIALRKARLLLDAGAVLTVIAPSLHEELTELLSEQHTYIPSRFNPAHLNNQMLVVAATDDEEVNAEVAAAADAANIWVNVVDDPDRSSFIFPSIIDRSPIMVAVSSGGKAPVLVRMLRERLEALLPKHLGALGNLSGELRSRIKQKLGDITSRRRFWEKAFASPQLATLLETEQQPAAEQWMEQQLNAESYAGGEIVLVGAGPGDAGLLTLKGLQQIQQAEVVLYDQLVSPEVLNLVRRDAERISVGKKAGAHSVPQHEINELLLSHARAGKRVVRLKGGDPFMFGRGAEELQAARAEGIPYSVVPGITAAAGATAYAGIPLTHRDSAQSAVFITGHCKQDGEEPDWASLAASNQTLVIYMGLIGSPTITARLMAHGRRPDTPVALIERGTTVKQRVLRGTLQELPELAKGAHSPSLIVIGEVAALADTLSWFGGDIASGKEHLINLA